From Enterococcus wangshanyuanii, the proteins below share one genomic window:
- a CDS encoding ABC transporter permease: protein MNYWNRALCSVTRRKGKSIILFAVIFILGNVIAGSIAIQQSSANVEKKIKNDLGAMVTVELDFDKMMEEGQSFSPGTLKEETIKQLGKSTYVKDFDYNVKTTLFVKKIKTYEQENSGVVSNMSNMLNLKGTNLLEPLDFKDKNVKLVEGRTFKQDEINNGKDVAIISKKVAEENGFNVGDKVVLDSSIIDYKADGSTEELGSQDHPVEIIGIFEPASVEKKKSDDKEKQGINEQFLETEQFNTVYMPNDAVKAISKVEFDKGKELLPDRYKNTDGSEATFEDTVQITPTYNLKSPEDVEAFKEEAKASIPEGYKLNASTDQYDQVGGTVKKMSQISGYVVVLAIGATLLIISLVVILFLRDRKHELGIYLSLGESRMKVMQQILIELLLISLVAMCLSLVTGNFLGKMVSESLVASDAFSQTESASTNGMMMMGGTNNLPSLTSEEVTGAYEVKFSFSYIMTFLIAGLSTVLFSAVLPLTYVLRLNPKKIMM, encoded by the coding sequence ATGAATTATTGGAATCGGGCATTATGTAGTGTGACAAGAAGAAAAGGAAAATCGATCATTTTATTTGCTGTTATTTTCATTTTAGGAAATGTCATTGCCGGATCTATTGCGATCCAGCAATCTTCAGCAAATGTAGAAAAGAAAATCAAAAATGATCTAGGTGCGATGGTCACAGTCGAATTGGATTTTGACAAAATGATGGAAGAAGGACAGTCGTTTTCTCCAGGTACATTAAAAGAAGAAACGATCAAACAATTGGGAAAATCAACATACGTCAAGGATTTTGACTACAATGTCAAAACGACGTTGTTCGTAAAAAAAATCAAAACCTATGAACAGGAAAATTCAGGTGTAGTCAGTAATATGTCAAATATGCTGAATCTCAAAGGAACAAATTTATTAGAGCCATTGGATTTTAAAGATAAGAATGTGAAATTGGTTGAAGGTCGAACCTTTAAGCAAGACGAAATCAACAATGGAAAAGATGTTGCAATTATTTCAAAGAAAGTGGCAGAAGAAAATGGGTTTAATGTCGGTGATAAAGTAGTCTTAGACAGCTCTATAATCGACTATAAAGCTGATGGATCAACAGAAGAACTTGGAAGTCAGGACCATCCAGTTGAGATCATTGGGATTTTTGAACCTGCCAGTGTAGAAAAGAAAAAGTCCGATGATAAAGAAAAACAAGGAATCAACGAACAGTTTTTAGAAACAGAGCAATTCAATACAGTGTATATGCCAAATGATGCAGTAAAAGCAATCAGTAAAGTTGAATTTGACAAAGGCAAAGAGTTGTTGCCGGATCGTTACAAAAACACAGATGGATCAGAGGCAACATTTGAAGATACTGTTCAAATTACGCCTACGTATAACTTAAAATCACCAGAAGATGTAGAAGCATTTAAAGAAGAAGCTAAGGCGAGTATTCCTGAGGGATACAAATTGAATGCCTCGACAGATCAATATGATCAAGTTGGCGGCACGGTTAAAAAGATGTCGCAAATCTCCGGCTATGTAGTTGTTTTAGCGATCGGTGCGACATTATTGATCATTTCTTTGGTGGTCATTCTATTTTTACGTGATCGTAAACATGAACTTGGGATTTATCTTTCTTTAGGAGAAAGCAGAATGAAGGTGATGCAGCAGATTTTGATCGAATTATTGTTGATCAGTTTAGTTGCAATGTGTTTGTCCTTAGTAACAGGGAATTTTCTTGGGAAAATGGTCTCGGAATCCTTAGTTGCCAGTGATGCTTTTTCACAAACTGAAAGCGCGAGTACGAACGGAATGATGATGATGGGCGGAACGAATAATCTGCCGAGTTTAACAAGTGAAGAGGTTACGGGCGCTTATGAAGTGAAATTTTCTTTTAGCTATATCATGACATTTTTGATTGCCGGATTAAGTACAGTGTTGTTCTCTGCGGTTTTACCTTTGACCTATGTTTTAAGGCTGAATCCAAAGAAAATCATGATGTAG
- a CDS encoding ATP-binding cassette domain-containing protein: MLKGITVDFSAGKVYGILGENNTEKTALLALLAGISTVSNGDILFKNQNFQKIDRDRYRRKEIGTVFQQYNLLFDASALTMFKLLSWKQGNDAEQFLKRLKEVGINEKQANKKIKKLSAAEQQRICLAKATLNDPEIILLDAPEKTLGELSLEAIMAYLCVYAKNENKCIIIGSQSQKIASYVDELWGLNGGKLSFIKDNTEIDGM, encoded by the coding sequence ATGTTAAAAGGGATCACAGTTGATTTTTCAGCAGGAAAAGTTTATGGGATTTTAGGGGAAAATAATACTGAGAAGACAGCGCTACTTGCTCTTTTAGCAGGAATCAGCACAGTTTCTAACGGTGATATCCTATTTAAAAATCAGAATTTTCAAAAAATAGATCGAGATCGTTACCGTAGAAAAGAAATCGGCACAGTTTTTCAACAATATAATCTACTTTTTGATGCGAGTGCACTAACGATGTTTAAGCTGCTATCTTGGAAGCAAGGAAATGATGCAGAACAGTTTCTTAAACGGTTAAAAGAAGTGGGAATAAATGAAAAACAGGCAAATAAAAAGATCAAAAAATTATCGGCTGCCGAGCAACAAAGAATTTGTTTAGCTAAAGCTACGTTGAACGATCCTGAAATCATTTTATTAGATGCTCCGGAGAAGACATTAGGTGAGCTTTCTCTAGAGGCGATCATGGCTTATTTATGTGTATATGCAAAAAATGAAAATAAGTGCATCATCATTGGTTCGCAATCACAAAAAATTGCATCCTATGTAGATGAATTATGGGGGCTGAATGGTGGGAAACTATCATTTATCAAGGACAATACGGAAATTGACGGGATGTAA
- a CDS encoding ABC transporter permease translates to MLVLKHALLNVKRHCWQHMLIGSLLLLLTFIALSAGLIFTSTKKFAEGYAQHFTPIVTILPTDLNAAHEEKLTKEEYLKLGQSDSIDQTKVVGNIQVSFEHLKPLDEKGRFQMETLDSATNQTTQEVLGIMQGVDQEGLMQELSQRNQEVFTGKANLDLNECLISHDLAELNDLQVGDTIQVSTTVDGQKENKRLTIAGTYRSKKVAGTTTTSGWGIFQENDIFTNWDTVEDMKNFQQLGYITASYKFKDVKSSQAFLKKMKSTDSLKNYYVMTNDTDKKLLLSPVNSMKILSGSLFLGSLIFGVVGLALFSARRFKQSQTEIYLLKHAGIAYRELIVSRFIELLFVAAVSIAVSFGSVVFAVQMIADWQLSSQKNMIGDFEQISNAMINESLTSINSVPIEIDGSALLLLLVITSLFITSIILIDSYKIIRFDPIEFLLERNLDE, encoded by the coding sequence ATGCTCGTCTTAAAACATGCGCTTTTAAATGTAAAAAGACATTGCTGGCAGCACATGTTGATTGGAAGTTTATTGCTGTTATTGACTTTTATCGCTTTATCAGCGGGTCTTATTTTTACTTCAACTAAGAAATTTGCAGAAGGATACGCACAGCATTTTACACCAATCGTAACGATTTTGCCGACAGATTTAAATGCAGCGCATGAAGAAAAACTAACAAAAGAGGAATATCTTAAATTGGGTCAGTCAGATTCTATCGATCAAACAAAGGTAGTTGGGAATATACAAGTCTCATTCGAACACTTAAAACCCCTTGATGAAAAAGGGCGATTCCAAATGGAAACTCTAGATAGCGCTACAAATCAAACGACGCAGGAAGTTTTAGGGATCATGCAGGGCGTAGATCAAGAAGGACTCATGCAGGAGCTTTCTCAGCGCAATCAGGAAGTCTTCACAGGAAAAGCGAATCTTGACTTGAATGAATGCTTGATCAGTCATGACTTGGCTGAATTAAATGATCTACAGGTTGGCGATACGATTCAGGTATCGACGACAGTTGATGGTCAGAAAGAAAATAAGCGATTGACTATCGCAGGAACCTATCGATCAAAAAAGGTAGCTGGGACAACAACGACTTCTGGATGGGGGATATTCCAAGAAAATGATATTTTTACCAACTGGGACACTGTTGAAGATATGAAAAACTTCCAACAATTAGGCTATATCACAGCCTCATATAAGTTTAAAGATGTAAAAAGTAGCCAAGCATTTTTGAAAAAAATGAAAAGTACGGATAGCCTGAAGAATTACTATGTCATGACCAACGATACAGATAAAAAGTTGTTGCTAAGTCCAGTAAACAGCATGAAGATATTATCAGGCAGTTTATTTTTAGGTAGTTTGATTTTTGGGGTAGTGGGACTTGCGTTATTTTCAGCTAGGCGATTCAAGCAGTCACAAACGGAAATCTATTTATTAAAACATGCAGGGATTGCATATAGAGAATTGATAGTGAGTAGGTTTATTGAGTTGCTTTTTGTGGCAGCAGTGAGTATTGCGGTAAGTTTTGGATCCGTTGTTTTTGCGGTCCAGATGATTGCAGATTGGCAGTTGAGTAGTCAAAAAAATATGATTGGAGATTTTGAACAGATTTCAAATGCGATGATCAATGAATCTTTGACATCCATTAACTCAGTTCCAATTGAGATCGATGGGAGCGCTCTCTTGCTGCTTTTAGTGATCACCAGTCTATTTATCACGAGTATTATTTTGATTGATAGCTATAAGATCATTAGATTTGACCCAATAGAGTTTTTGTTAGAAAGGAATTTAGACGAGTGA
- a CDS encoding sensor histidine kinase has protein sequence MRVTFKIGLTIITFAFFIILIISGGFFALKTNWQSLNIGESIGSAVYVVKTNQLTDFQPAESIEFAAEEMVSTETLDEIYMNSFLKYLPLIILLVSCALLLLTITLWVVLRRIYTKQMVRIIHDLQFLEKFNEKDVEDKAVAHAFKQLKDKLDGNLDDYKRLSSYLTHEQKNAIAILRANLELEANESGNLYILDRLTDSIDDVLTLSNNVEEHSSEQVDVSLICAEVCDAYQKSYPALSFTFEETESTFILGKNRWIYRAVSNLVDNAIKYGEGKPIDVVVSCKKGSVIVKIKDRGKGIELERQHTIFTHRYRINALKQDGYGIGLSVVSHVCKLCQGFVYVDSKKDEGSTFYLSFPQMSQS, from the coding sequence ATGCGAGTAACATTTAAAATCGGCTTAACGATCATTACCTTTGCTTTTTTTATTATTTTAATTATCAGCGGCGGCTTTTTTGCGCTTAAAACCAACTGGCAGTCACTTAACATTGGAGAGTCGATCGGTTCGGCAGTTTATGTTGTAAAAACAAATCAACTGACAGATTTTCAACCAGCTGAGAGTATCGAATTTGCAGCTGAAGAGATGGTGAGTACAGAAACGTTGGATGAAATTTATATGAATTCGTTTTTGAAGTATTTACCATTGATTATTTTACTCGTTTCATGTGCATTACTTCTTTTAACGATAACCTTATGGGTGGTTTTACGGCGGATCTATACAAAACAAATGGTTCGGATCATTCATGATCTACAGTTTTTAGAAAAATTTAATGAAAAAGATGTTGAAGATAAAGCTGTTGCTCATGCTTTTAAGCAATTGAAAGACAAACTTGATGGGAATTTGGATGATTACAAACGGCTAAGCAGCTATTTAACGCATGAACAAAAAAATGCGATCGCAATTTTAAGAGCGAATTTGGAGTTAGAGGCAAATGAATCTGGAAATCTGTATATTTTAGATCGCCTAACAGACAGTATCGACGATGTGTTGACCTTGTCCAACAATGTGGAAGAGCATTCTAGTGAACAGGTAGATGTATCGCTGATTTGTGCAGAGGTTTGTGATGCTTATCAAAAAAGTTATCCTGCACTATCATTTACGTTTGAAGAAACCGAATCAACATTTATCTTAGGAAAAAACCGTTGGATCTACAGAGCTGTTTCAAATTTAGTGGATAATGCTATCAAATATGGAGAAGGCAAACCAATCGATGTTGTCGTTAGTTGTAAAAAGGGCAGTGTCATAGTCAAAATCAAAGATCGCGGTAAAGGCATCGAACTTGAGCGACAACATACGATTTTTACTCATCGTTATCGAATCAATGCATTAAAACAGGATGGCTATGGGATCGGCTTATCCGTTGTTTCGCATGTTTGTAAGTTATGTCAGGGATTTGTTTATGTGGATAGTAAAAAAGATGAGGGATCCACTTTTTATCTGTCATTTCCGCAAATGTCTCAAAGTTAA
- a CDS encoding response regulator transcription factor, giving the protein MRVLVIEDNRELALSVQKGLEREKFIVDLAFTGLEGEEKAYVNIYDAILLDLNLPDKDGLAILHFLREKAVDSPIIIITARDEIEERAKGLDFGADDYLVKPFELLELTARIRAVVRRFHGRATPQIKINELVIDPVKRCASYGVCEITLKPKEFDILLCIAQKHPAVVSTEEIAEHVYDENFNPFSSVLRVHMARLKKQLAQASGKDLLKTIRAKGYQLCE; this is encoded by the coding sequence ATGCGTGTTTTGGTTATTGAGGATAATCGTGAGTTAGCTTTATCTGTGCAAAAAGGATTGGAACGAGAAAAATTTATAGTTGATTTAGCTTTTACTGGTCTGGAAGGAGAAGAAAAGGCCTACGTAAATATATACGATGCTATTTTATTAGATCTAAATTTACCAGATAAAGATGGATTGGCGATTTTACATTTTTTAAGAGAAAAAGCCGTCGATAGTCCAATTATTATTATTACCGCAAGGGATGAAATAGAGGAACGAGCGAAAGGTCTTGATTTTGGCGCGGATGACTATTTAGTAAAACCCTTTGAGTTACTTGAATTGACTGCGCGGATTCGGGCAGTTGTACGAAGATTCCATGGACGGGCAACACCGCAAATCAAGATCAATGAATTGGTGATCGATCCTGTTAAACGGTGTGCAAGCTATGGTGTATGTGAGATTACTTTAAAACCGAAAGAATTCGATATTCTTTTATGCATTGCACAAAAACATCCGGCTGTTGTTTCAACAGAGGAGATTGCTGAACACGTTTATGATGAAAATTTCAATCCCTTTTCTTCTGTCTTAAGAGTCCATATGGCCAGACTAAAAAAACAGCTTGCTCAAGCATCAGGAAAAGACTTGCTTAAAACAATTCGTGCGAAAGGATATCAATTATGCGAGTAA
- the udk gene encoding uridine kinase has protein sequence MKNNQPIVIGVTGGSGSGKTSVSRAIFNHFPNHSIMMLEQDSYYKDQSHLSFEERLTTNYDHPFAFDTDLLIEHLKQLIAYQTIEKPVYDYVAHTRSSDVLIQEPKEVIILEGILILEDQRLRDLMDIKLYVDTDDDIRIIRRIKRDMEERGRTLDSVIEQYLTVVKPMYHQFIEPTKRYADVIVPEGGENHVAIDLITTKVASILNEI, from the coding sequence ATGAAAAATAATCAACCAATCGTGATTGGTGTAACTGGTGGATCTGGTAGTGGAAAAACCAGCGTGAGCCGAGCAATTTTTAATCATTTCCCAAATCATTCGATTATGATGTTGGAGCAGGATTCTTATTATAAAGATCAGAGCCATTTAAGTTTTGAAGAAAGACTGACGACTAATTATGATCATCCTTTTGCGTTTGATACAGATTTACTGATTGAACATTTGAAACAATTGATCGCTTATCAAACCATTGAAAAACCTGTGTATGATTATGTTGCGCATACAAGAAGCTCGGATGTTTTGATTCAGGAACCAAAAGAAGTGATTATTTTAGAAGGGATTCTGATTTTAGAAGACCAACGTTTGAGAGACTTGATGGATATCAAATTGTACGTGGATACAGACGATGATATTCGAATCATTCGCAGGATCAAACGTGATATGGAAGAACGAGGCAGAACACTGGACTCCGTTATTGAACAATACTTGACCGTCGTCAAACCGATGTATCATCAATTTATTGAACCGACGAAACGCTATGCGGATGTCATTGTGCCAGAAGGCGGAGAAAATCATGTAGCGATCGATTTGATCACTACAAAAGTTGCAAGTATTTTAAACGAAATCTAG
- a CDS encoding GNAT family N-acetyltransferase — protein MLIRKVETFSPTYFELLLSADPNKELVEKYIKRSFCFESLNDGHITGIVVLLPTRPETLEIVNIAVLEQFQGQGIGEQLIFFALTHAKEHSYKTVEIGTGSTSFGQMYLYQKCGFRMTGIDRDFFIRHYDEEILENKLVLKDMVRLSIDV, from the coding sequence ATGCTTATAAGAAAAGTGGAAACATTTAGCCCTACTTACTTTGAATTACTTCTATCTGCTGACCCGAATAAAGAATTAGTCGAAAAATACATCAAACGCAGCTTTTGTTTTGAATCATTAAACGATGGTCACATCACTGGCATTGTCGTTTTACTTCCCACAAGACCAGAGACATTGGAGATCGTAAACATTGCTGTTTTAGAACAATTTCAAGGACAAGGGATCGGTGAACAATTGATTTTCTTTGCCCTTACTCATGCAAAAGAACATTCGTATAAAACAGTTGAGATCGGTACTGGCAGTACAAGTTTTGGTCAAATGTATCTGTATCAAAAATGCGGCTTTCGCATGACTGGTATCGACCGAGATTTTTTTATACGGCATTATGATGAGGAAATTTTAGAAAATAAACTAGTTTTAAAAGATATGGTACGTTTGAGCATCGATGTTTAA